One Rosa chinensis cultivar Old Blush chromosome 5, RchiOBHm-V2, whole genome shotgun sequence genomic region harbors:
- the LOC112203196 gene encoding probable LRR receptor-like serine/threonine-protein kinase At1g56140, translating to MTALTLLSIAHNAFSGPIPKELGNLKDLNMLSFGINNFSGTLPPELGNLVKLQQLYINSCGLGGEIPSTFANLRNMQVLWASDNPFSGRIPDFIGNWTKINSLRFQGNSFRGPIPTSFSQLTALNSLRISDIYNISSSLDFIKNLKNLTDLALRNALITGSIPSDIGEYQNLQILDLSFNNLTGQLPGGLFNMSSLTYLFLGNNSLQGALPSQKSDILHTIDLSYNYLSGSLPPWVTSMSQLNLVVNNFTLDSSNINLPGLKCLQRNFPCNRNTPKYAKFSINCGGLELRGSDDILYETEDSALGPATFIVTSSEKWAVSNVGLFADRKNPSFVVNTLAQVNRTDVTPELFQTSRLSPGSLRYYGLGLENGPYTVKLQFAETVFDDRALQTWKSLGRRMFDIYIQGNLVLKDFDISKEAGGVLRAVVKTFRVNVSENYLEIHLFWAGKGTCCTPDQGHYGPLIAAVHAASDFTPTVSGVPPTTVGMKSRTGLMGILVPVGVLVLLVII from the exons ATGACTGCATTGACATTATT GTCAATTGCTCACAATGCATTCTCTGGGCCCATTCCCAAGGAGCTTGGAAACCTCAAGGACTTAAATATGCT GTCCTTTGGAATAAATAACTTCTCCGGAACACTCCCTCCCGAACTTGGTAATTTGGTCAAGCTTCAACAACT TTACATAAACAGCTGCGGACTCGGTGGTGAAATTCCTTCAACATTTGCTAACCTCCGCAATATGCAAGTCCT ATGGGCATCAGACAATCCCTTCTCAGGAAGGATACCTGATTTCATTGGGAATTGGACAAAGATAAACTCTCT GCGATTTCAAGGGAACTCTTTTAGAGGTCCAATACCGACCAGTTTTTCTCAACTAACTGCCTTGAATTCTCT GCGAATCAGTGATATCTACAATATAAGCTCCTCTCTTGATTTCATTAAGAATTTGAAGAACTTGACTGATTT AGCGCTACGAAATGCATTAATTACTGGTAGCATCCCTTCTGATATTGGAGAATACCAAAATTTGCAGATACT GGATTTGAGTTTCAACAATTTAACAGGTCAACTTCCAGGTGGCTTGTTCAACATGAGTTCTCTAACATACTT ATTTCTTGGAAACAATAGCTTGCAGGGAGCTCTTCCTAGCCAAAAGAGTGATATTCTTCACACTAT AGATTTGTCTTACAACTATTTATCAGGAAGTCTTCCCCCATGGGTAACCTCAATGTCACAGCT GAACTTAGTGGTGAACAACTTCACATTGGACAGTTCAAACATAAA TCTTCCTGGATTAAAATGCCTTCAAAGAAATTTTCCATGCAATAGAAATACCCCAAAAT ATGcaaaattctcaatcaactgTGGTGGACTAGAACTGAGAGGGAGTGATGACATATTGTATGAGACTGAAGACTCAGCTCTTGGCCCAGCAACATTTATTGTAACAAGTTCAGAGAAATGGGCTGTTAGCAATGTGGGTTTGTTTGCTGACAGAAAGAATCCGAGCTTTGTGGTAAATACCCTGGCACAAGTCAATAGGACAGATGTGACCCCAGAGCTTTTCCAGACCTCAAGGTTGTCTCCAGGATCACTGAGATACTATGGCCTGGGTCTTGAGAATGGGCCTTATACTGTAAAATTGCAATTTGCAGAAACAGTTTTCGATGATCGTGCCTTGCAAACTTGGAAAAGTCTAGGACGGCGTATGTTTGATATCTATATTCAG GGGAACCTTGTGTTGAAGGACTTTGACATATCAAAGGAGGCAGGAGGGGTTTTAAGAGCtgttgtgaaaaccttcagagTTAATGTTTCAGAGAATTATCTTGAAATTCATTTATTCTGGGCTGGTAAGGGGACCTGCTGCACACCTGATCAAGGTCATTACGGCCCACTAATAGCTGCTGTGCATGCTGCTTCTG ATTTTACACCTACTGTTTCTGGTGTTCCACCAACTACTGTAGGAATGAAGAGCAGGACAGGGCTGATGGGTATTCTGGTTCCTGTTGGAGTTTTGGTGTTGCTAGTTATAATTTGA